The segment CGGCGTGGAATTCAAAACCGAACCAGGTGAGCCGACGCTCCAAGCGATCACAAAAATCATGTGGAAGGCTTCCGAATTCGTATCGACCGATGACGGGTACTGGCTCGCGGACGAGACCGCAACGCCACGCAGACAGGACGCATAAGCTGTCTTTCTTTGATCGTTTCGGGCCTGAGCAATCTTCTGTCTCGCTTCCATGGCATTGGCGGCGGACCGCGACTCCTACGCTTGCACGAGCACATTCCAAGGCTCAATTTCAGACATTCCTTTAAACGAAAGGATTCAATCCCTGTTTTTCGGAAATAGATTCTCCCTGTGGCGAAGGATTCGTCTCTTTTGTTTGGGAAGGACTCGTCATCATTTTTGGTAAAAGGCTCCATTGTCCAGCAAGGATTCGCGACCGATCGCGAAAAAGACATAGGAGAGCCTCGCCCGCGAAAGCCCATATGATAACGCTGTGTTCCGGCGTGCAAATTTGGCCTTGGCTATCAAACACCGACGCCCTATGCGGCTCAGGTCACCCCGATCGACTAACGGTCCGCGCAATGGCAGCGCTGCGCATCTTGCCCATCGCTTCAAGTTAACCTCCGGCCTCCAGCCGCGAAGGGGCGAGCATCTACGTTCACGGAAAGACCATCTGGCCGTCGCCGCGGCTCATACCTTTGTAAGGACCAATCCGTAGAACAGGCCCTTGCCGGAGGCACTAAGCTCCTGATTGCTCTGGATCGAGCCGCCGAACGCCGCCAGCAGCGCCTTGAGCACCAGTCCCTTCGCTTCCGCCGACGCGCCCATCTTCATCTGTATCGAATACGTCACGTCGGCGCGAATGGCCTGTTGAGTCTGGTACGCCAGTGACCTCGACGAGAAATCCGCCAGGATCGCCTGGCAGTCGGGGCCGAGCGTGCTTCGAATATGGTGGAGATCATCGAGGGCCAGTTGTTCGACGGTCACATCCGTCAGCTCCAGCGTGACCGAGTCGACGTAGTTCAGGCTAGCCCCGAGGCCCATCTTCGTCAGCGTTCCCGGATCGAGTGACAGGGAGGTGCTCAGCGAGCGCGAGGCGGTCTGCGTCGCGGCGGGGTCCACGATCGGTGGAGGCGCGTGTGTGAAGTCGGGGCGGCACAGATAGGTGAGCTTCAGGGGCGGAGAAAACCCCGTTCCCTTAGCGGACGTCACTAGCGAGCCCGGACCGAACGCCGTGGACGGGAGTGCAACCGCGTCGTAGCCCAAGGCCGTGAGGGTCGAGTTAAGATCTGCCGTCTCTTTGGCCTGCTGCTGCCCGATGGTGTTGCAGGACGTCGCCATCAGGCAGAGCAACAGAAGCATAGCGTGACGTTTCATCGGTGAATGTCCCTGGTCATTTAAGGTCGACGGCGAGATATTTCGGTTCAGCTGTTTCGGGGACGGGTGTGCATTGTCCTTCAGCCAAATTCAGTTTTCGATTGATCGCGCGGACACTCAGTTTCCCGGCTGGATGCTGTCGTAGGCCGCGCCGAGACGCTGCATCATCTGATGTCGGCGTTCGTGGCCGTAGCTTACGAGCTCACGGGCGATACGTTTTCGTGGGTCTGCTTGGGCGCCAGCCGTCTTGACTGCGGCATCCGCCGCGCCTTTCGAGGTGCTCCAGATTCGCGCGACGACAAACGCCTCGTCGGTCGGGTCCACGTTTTTCTCGAAGGCAAGGCGTTCGAGCGTCGGGTGCCACACTTTCCGCAGCCAGTAATCCACAATCCACTGCTGGACCTCTCTGTCTCGAAGTCCCGCGCGGGCCCAAGTGCGAAGGACCTGCCACCGTTCTGGATCGAGTTCGTTGGTCGGGTTGTGGTCATGGCAGTACTTCTGGCCACCCCACATAACGGCATCGTGCCGGAAGGGCTCCCCATTCAAATCGGCCATGATCACGGCAGAATGTCCTGAGCATGGTCCGCCTCTGGCTCTAACTGAGTCGTATCGGAAGCCCTGTCGAAACTGCTTCAGGTCATTTGCGGAGGCGGGAATGCGCTGCGCTATCTCGTCGAAAAGGTCTTGTGCCATGCCCGTGTCGAGGTGCGGCAGTCCGAGTCCGCCAAGCGCGTAGCTCATCACATGCTTGCCGACAGTGATGTCTTTCGGCCCCGCCCAGTCCCGCCCAGCAGGATCCTTCGGTGCCGGGCCGTCCCATGCGACACCCCACTCGGCGACAGATACCGCTAATGTCAGCTCGCCTAAGGCATCAGTCGCGTCGGCGATGGCCGCATCCGCCTTGTTGCACTCGGGCGGGCGGTCCGACACGGCGCACTTGGCGGCCATGTCGTGAGCGGTGCGGCGCGCCAACTTGTATGCCTGTATCACCTCGACAATTGTTGCGCCGGGTAGACGCTCATTCTTTCCGTTGTCGTCGGCATTGTCAGACCAGCCCTGCTCGAGCACTGTCTCGAAAACTTGATTCTTCAAAGGCGAGTCCGCGAGCGCTGGTACCGACGACGGAGAAACGAGGACAAACGAAAGAAGACATCGCGACGCAACCCTGGCGTTCCGCAGTGGACCGCACCAGATGGACGACCCAGTTTCGCGAGACAAATGCATGGATTCCCTCCCGGTCCGCTTTCGAGATGTGTGGCATGTGCGAATTTGGGCGCGACGGGCGGAGGACGCCAAGCGACGCAGCATATACAACAACGGCGTCCAATCCACGTCGACCGCGGCTTGCAGATCGCCATTTCTCGCTTCTACCACGAACGCAATTCGCTCGAGCTGCTTGTTAGGATCCTCGCAGCGGCACCCAGTCGTCTGACTTTGCCTCTCAAGCGGCCAAAGTAGCAAGTAGAATAGCAAGCAATAGCAACCGTCCCATGCGTGTCCCCTTCGAGGACATGTTGGATAACTATACTTTCTGTATGCTTTACACGAAAGAGTTACACGTTTGCATGCATCTGTAAATAGGCATTATTCTGCACGTTGCGATATCAATACTTTGAATTCGTTAAAGCGTTCGTACCCACACCTTATCCACCGGTGTACCAATCGGGCGTCGAATACCATATCGATAGTGAGGCTTACATATCCGCTGCCCGTGAACTGTAGCCGGGCGAGAGCAGTTGCCGTAGAGCAGTCAAGTGTCTCCACCGACGTAGCGGGATCCTTGCCGTCGACATGGGCGAGTCAAACATCTTCGTCATTAAGGAATAGGCTGTGGTAAGGAGCTGAGATTGGCGGAGACACTTTGAGGTTCCTGATCTTTTTTGGGGGGTGACACAAAGCATGCGTCGATGTTCGGCTGAACGTTGCCCTCAGGTTTTCGACGGGCCTTCAAATCCTCAACGTCCAGGAATAAACGCTGCTCGACGGCGAATGTAGCACATCGACGAGCGACGCGATTCGACAACTCATCGAGCCATCTTAGCTTAGCTCCAACACCGGGCCCCAGGTGACCTGAAACGAACCCAATGACAAAGTAAGGGGTCGGAATTGATTGGGCTTTGGAAGCTACTTGCAGGCCTTCTCCCCGGCCGGAGCGCTCTTGCAGACTGTGATTTTCGCCCCTGAGAGGTTCTCGACCAATTCCTTGCCCTTGCTATATGGAATTTTATTGGCAGCCGAAAGGGCCAGGTCGAATTCCTTAGCGGAGATTGCCGCATCTTCTGCAGGCATCGTAAGAGACTGCCCGGCGAGAGCCACACCTAGCCCGAGCTGATAGCGATATGTCTTCCGGGAGAGCTGGTGTGAGAGAAGCGTAACGATTCGGCCGCGCGTACTCTCCTGTTCCGAGAGCAGCGCTTGTCGGAGGTCTAGTCTCGACTGGTGGCGTGTAGGCGCATCTTCGGACAAGAGGAGGTCGGTTAGATTTCTGTAACGGTCTAACGCGTCTGGATCCACCGTAACCGAAGTTTCCGGCTGGTCGGTCGGTTTAAGAGTCAAATCAGAATACTGCTGATAGGCGTCAATCTTGGCCTTGAATTGCGTCGTCGCCTCCCGGACGCTCTGCGCGCCGGGATCGTTATCCTTGCCTGCAATGGCCAGAATCGCGTCAGCTTGTTTGACTTGGCTGTTAGCGTCATTTCCGAGAGGGGTGACGTGCCGTGCAAAAACGGAGGACCATTGAGAAGGATCGCCAGGCAAGTTTCTCACGCTGGTCGTCGTCATGTCGGCACTCAATTCGCTGAGCTGACGGCTATTAAGCGACGTCTTGTAATTCAGGAGGACATCGGCATAGGTGGCCTTGTCCTTTTGCAAGCCTACTGCCGTGACATCAAACGTAGATGCCTCAACTTGTTTCCAAGCTTCGACAAACCGATCATCTTCGACCAGCGACTGTAAGGCCGTGTCGTCGCGAAAGAAAACCATGCTCCCTTCTTGATAGTAGATATCATCGGGAAGATATCTGAACACTGGGAAGGCAACTTTGTCAGGGCCTAGCTTTCTCGAGATTCGTGGCGGTGTCTGACTCTCAAGGTAGGGACCGATTTCCCCGAAAGTCGTCCAGCGTGAGAAGTCGGTAAATTCGGTATTTCGACCGAGCAGGATGTCCGACAGCAGATCTGTCATCACGGAGGACGTCGGAGCGACGTCGGTGCCTGTTCCTGCGGCGAGGAAAATACGCGCGGGCTTGCCCGAATGCACCAAGGCGAAGAATGGCAAATCAATACCTTCCTTGTCGCTCGGCTTGTAGATCCAGTTGCCCTGCGCGTCCATCGGGAATACATCGGTCTGTTCTTTTGCCTTCGCGGAGAAGGGTTCAGAAAACTGAGCGTCGGATGGGTTCCCTTCGAATCCGAAGAACGAACCGGAAAAGCACGAGTCAAAAATGAAAAGTACGTGCCGGGGATCCGGCATCTCGGCCCAACTGGCAAACATCGAAAGCGGAATCGCACGCTGTGCCACCTCCGTTTCCTCGGCATTCTGCGGATCCTTTGCGTCAACGGGAACGAAATATCCAACTTTGTATCTGATCATCTGTCGTGTGTAGCCATGCCCACTGAGGTACACGATCAGCCTTGAGTTGTGAATTGTCCCGTACTTTCGCATGAACTGATCGATGACGCTGATCAGATCAGCCGATTTCAAATCAAAGTGGACCTCCACCTTGAAATGCTGATGTTCAAGTCCCTTAGTCAGCTTCTTAATTTCTGGCGGGATCAAGGTTAAGCTGTCCCATCCCTCTGTATAGTTGACTTCTCCGACAACGAGAGCGTGGCTTTCGGAGTAATAGATTTCAGGCTGACCATTGTTATCAGCAATCGTCATAGCCGTAGCGGCGTCTTCAATCGCAGTTTCGTAATATGGCTTCGGCAGCGCATCTTGCGCCAGCACCGTTCCGGAGGCGCCAAGGCTTAACGCAAAGAGGAGACCGATCACCCCACGCATCATTTTGTCGGTCTCCGGATTGCGACAAGCCGTTTGGGGCCGGCGTAGAGCCTGAACTGCTGACGCGAGAGCTGATCATGTTGGTTGCCGCCAACGCACCAGGCTACCGTCTTTTCATCATCTGCCCAGCCGTCGAAGAATGCGACATGTCCATGGGCGGTATCCCCCACATCCCTAAACACGATAATATCTCCCGTCTTTTCAGGCACAGTGTCTGCCGCAGCCGGATGTTTCTGATCTCCCAGTGCAACGGGGAATTTATCGAAGTCTCGATATGAGGCCGACGCCGCACTGCCCGAGCTCGGATAATTGCAGCGGCGCAAGACCCATCCCATGAAGGCCGCGCACCAAGGCGTGACATCTCCCTCGGGTTTTGTGCTAGTCGCGGCAAAGAACGCCACGATTAGCGGGTTGGCCGGAGACATATTATTCTCGCTCGGCCATTCCCATACCCCGCCATATGTGGGATCTTTCATCATTATCTTGGCAAGCTCGACAGGAGCCTTATCCTTCGGGAGCCCGATGAGGTATTTTGCCGCGTCGATTACACGCTGATCGCTTGGCGCGAGTATTCTAGATCCTTTTCCGGGCTCGCTTTCAACGGAGATCCATTCCGCATTGCCAGCGATCCACTCTCTCATTACGCCGATGAGTTCATCCTGCTCCTGCGCGAGCGCTCGGCCCGGCAGAAATGCCGCCGTCGCGAGGATCGATGCGGTCCCTAAGTTGAACTGTCTTCTTAGCACATCCCCCTCCATTTGCTAATTTAGATAATAATGCATTACCTTCGATTGTGTAGTAAATCGAAAAACGCGCAATCTGCTCGCGTGATTTATCAAAAAATTTGAGAGAAGCCGAGGAATGCAACTTCTTTCGCGACAAAGTAAAATTGGACCGACGGCTTGCGATTACCCATCTTTGGAGGACCCACCAACGCGGCAGATTTAAGTTACTTAGAGATCGTCGCTCGGCGTTACTTTGTGTGCTGCGCATGATTTTTTAGGTTTCTTACAACCATTCCTAGGCAAACTTCTGCATTTGTCTAGGCAGTTTCCCGCGCTTCGCAATGAAATCCTACCATCGATAGATCCGGTGTCGATTGGCCCTCGCCTGCCAACGGTCCGCACCTCTATCCCTGCCGTTGCTCTCCGATGCGATTTTGCATTCGTCGCCCCGGCAGCATGACACTTCGGAGCCATCGCGCCTCCCCAGATCGACAATGTCGTCATCGATGGCCGAGATCCATCCATCCCGAGCACGAACTCAGCCACACCTTGTAGTAGTACGATCTTTGCGGAAGATGAAGTTCCGTAACCACATCTTCAATTTCAGCAAAAAGATGGACGCCCGCGTGAGCCCGCCGAAGAGGGCCGGAAGCAAAGCGGAGCCGCCGCAGGAGATCAACGCGACGACAAGATCGTCTTCGCGCAGCACATGGGCCATGTCCTGGATTCGCTGGACGGCTCTCAGACCCGCATCGTCGGGAACCGGATGAGACACCTCGATGATCTGGATCCACTTGTCTCTGCCGCATGTCCATATCGCATGACCACAAGCCCCGTAACCGGGTTTAGTCTTATGTCTAACGAGTTTCGACAGGTTGATTTGATGATCGGTGCCGTTTGTTGGGATTTTGGAGGTGCGCCTTGAGGTCTCAACGATCGAAACTTCGTCTTCCGTATCCCAGTCATAAGACTGCGAACAGGTTCGAAATCCGCGTGCGATGAACGCTGCATTGCTGTCTTGCGATCCTTTTATTGGCGCGCGTAATCCAGAATTGCATAATTATTTACCTAATTTGGCTGCCTTTTTTTCCGCCAAACTTCCGCTACCATGACGCGAGCTGAGGGTCATGAGCTGAGGAGTAGACGAGTATTCTCCGGCAGCGCGGGAAGGCAAAACAAACCACTATTTCAGGAGGACGAGATGAATAGGCGTGAGATTTTGCGAGGTTTGGCATGCATTTCCTTCTTGTCATCAAATATTAAATATGCCTTGTCTGAAGACCAAACGCTAGCTTCTTCGATTGATAGCAGGCTGGACGCCCTATCGAATAATCCAAGACTTATAGACTTGTTGCGCCAAGTCGGGCCTTCAGAGGGAGTTACATTCCTACGAGGTATATTGACTCATGGTATTGCAGGGCGGCACAGATCAGATAGGCCGATTTCTGAGCGAGCTAAAAAATTAATCGTCACATTCGAAGTATCCAACGAGAAACACTACACTGCCTCCTTACAGAAGCTAACCTGGCCTTACGGTAGCTCCGGCCCGACGCTGGGAATTGGATACGACATCGGTTACGTTAACAAAAAGATATTCGACGAGGACTGGACGGACTATATCGACAAAAATCGGATTGATGTCATTTCGGCCGGTTGTGGCCTTACCGCTGCCAATGGTAGGGACTTTGTCAAGAAGAATCAGCAAGTGTCGATATCTTGGGATGAAGCGAACAAGCAATTCCGCGATCAGATGTCGCCGTTTCTTGTTGGAGAGACTTTAGCTGCCCTCCCCAAAAACGCCGAGCAGCTATCGCCAGACAGTTTAGGCGCCCTGTGTTCGCTCGTCTACAACCGCGGCGCCAGTTTTCAAGTCGCGGATGATCGGCACACCGAAATGCGGAACATCCGCCGGCTAATTGCTCAAGGTCGGTTTAAAGACGTTCCAAACGAAATAACCAATATGAAACGCATATGGCGGGGCGTCCCCAACATGGAAGGACTTCTGATCCGTCGTGACCTGGAAGCTAAGCTTTTCCGGGCTGGCTTATGATCAACAGGATGTCTGTGGGAGGACTCACACCATGCGCTTGCTTCAAATTGCGTTATTGTTGTTGGCGTATCTATGCACATTCTCATCCGCGTATGCTGAGCGAAGAGCGGTAGTAATCGGGATCAAAGACTACCAAAACAATGGTATACCGCATCTAGTAAACAGCTTAACCGATGCTGATCTGATTTCCCAAAAACTATCGTCCGTAGGTTTTAACGTCAGCGTTCTAAAAAACGAAGATGCAACGGCTCCAAAGTTCGCCACCTTTTGGCAGGGTTTTAAAGAAAATACAAATCCTGGCGACGAAGTCGTCATTTATTTTTCTGGACATGGTTTCTCCAAGGACGGCTCGAACTTCATTGCGCTGCAGGACATGCCATCGCCCACAAGTGATATGCCATTTTCAAAGTTGAGAACGAAGCTGATTAACATCACCGATTTGTCCAGAGAATTAGAAGAACTTGATGTACAAATCGGAGTGATAATACTTGAAGCATGTCGCGAGAATATCTTTGATCCTTCGACCCACGCCCCCATAGGTTCTGGAGGGCTCGTTGTCAAAACGGAAAATAGAGGTACGGTGATTTGGTATGCCGCATCAAACGGAGAGGTAGCAAAAGATTCTGACGCGACGGATTCCGTTTCGAAGGGATCAACATTCACAAGAGTGATTGTCGATAATTTCGATCAATACAAAACTACCGACATCGAGCGCTTCGGAAAAGAGATGCGCAAACCCGTGTATGATGCCGCGCAACCCATTGCCCAACATTCTGAAATGGCGTCTAACATATTTTTTGACTGGTGCTTCACCAGTTGCGGTACAACTACGCAAGCTTTGTCTGTTAAAGTGTTTAACGCCGATAGACCTAGCTTAGCGAGCTATAGCGCCGTTTCCGAGGAAAAACTCACGAATTTCATCGCATCCCAAGATTTGGTCAGTAATAATACCATTCACGTCGTGCCGATCGACCCAAAATTTGCAAACGTGCGGTTGTACCCCAAATACTCCGGCAATAATCAACTTCAGGCAGCGACGGGGATTATTGCTAAGCTTCAGGAGTCTGGAATTTATGCGGCGACACCGGATCAAGATGATATTGGCCTGTGCAAAAAGTACTCGGTCCCAACCGTCATCTATCACGCGGA is part of the Rhizobium sp. CB3090 genome and harbors:
- a CDS encoding CHAP domain-containing protein, which codes for MLRRQFNLGTASILATAAFLPGRALAQEQDELIGVMREWIAGNAEWISVESEPGKGSRILAPSDQRVIDAAKYLIGLPKDKAPVELAKIMMKDPTYGGVWEWPSENNMSPANPLIVAFFAATSTKPEGDVTPWCAAFMGWVLRRCNYPSSGSAASASYRDFDKFPVALGDQKHPAAADTVPEKTGDIIVFRDVGDTAHGHVAFFDGWADDEKTVAWCVGGNQHDQLSRQQFRLYAGPKRLVAIRRPTK
- a CDS encoding caspase family protein is translated as MMRGVIGLLFALSLGASGTVLAQDALPKPYYETAIEDAATAMTIADNNGQPEIYYSESHALVVGEVNYTEGWDSLTLIPPEIKKLTKGLEHQHFKVEVHFDLKSADLISVIDQFMRKYGTIHNSRLIVYLSGHGYTRQMIRYKVGYFVPVDAKDPQNAEETEVAQRAIPLSMFASWAEMPDPRHVLFIFDSCFSGSFFGFEGNPSDAQFSEPFSAKAKEQTDVFPMDAQGNWIYKPSDKEGIDLPFFALVHSGKPARIFLAAGTGTDVAPTSSVMTDLLSDILLGRNTEFTDFSRWTTFGEIGPYLESQTPPRISRKLGPDKVAFPVFRYLPDDIYYQEGSMVFFRDDTALQSLVEDDRFVEAWKQVEASTFDVTAVGLQKDKATYADVLLNYKTSLNSRQLSELSADMTTTSVRNLPGDPSQWSSVFARHVTPLGNDANSQVKQADAILAIAGKDNDPGAQSVREATTQFKAKIDAYQQYSDLTLKPTDQPETSVTVDPDALDRYRNLTDLLLSEDAPTRHQSRLDLRQALLSEQESTRGRIVTLLSHQLSRKTYRYQLGLGVALAGQSLTMPAEDAAISAKEFDLALSAANKIPYSKGKELVENLSGAKITVCKSAPAGEKACK
- a CDS encoding caspase family protein, whose amino-acid sequence is MRLLQIALLLLAYLCTFSSAYAERRAVVIGIKDYQNNGIPHLVNSLTDADLISQKLSSVGFNVSVLKNEDATAPKFATFWQGFKENTNPGDEVVIYFSGHGFSKDGSNFIALQDMPSPTSDMPFSKLRTKLINITDLSRELEELDVQIGVIILEACRENIFDPSTHAPIGSGGLVVKTENRGTVIWYAASNGEVAKDSDATDSVSKGSTFTRVIVDNFDQYKTTDIERFGKEMRKPVYDAAQPIAQHSEMASNIFFDWCFTSCGTTTQALSVKVFNADRPSLASYSAVSEEKLTNFIASQDLVSNNTIHVVPIDPKFANVRLYPKYSGNNQLQAATGIIAKLQESGIYAATPDQDDIGLCKKYSVPTVIYHADQEKDAAQASADLVTAAISAVENQSHITAATEQHPESTGKFTPFRFALCMSGLR
- a CDS encoding DUF4147 domain-containing protein, whose protein sequence is MSHPVPDDAGLRAVQRIQDMAHVLREDDLVVALISCGGSALLPALFGGLTRASIFLLKLKMWLRNFIFRKDRTTTRCG